The following coding sequences lie in one Rutidosis leptorrhynchoides isolate AG116_Rl617_1_P2 chromosome 6, CSIRO_AGI_Rlap_v1, whole genome shotgun sequence genomic window:
- the LOC139853206 gene encoding phytosulfokine receptor 2, whose translation MSYFNLVLFVFLFCSSLGIETLGQTCSPDDLSALKEFAASFTNGSVLTSWSSEAICCDWDGVVCENDVTNVSKVTMLNLSSKGLKGKISNSVSRLQNLKSLDLSFNQLEGELPKNLSNLKNLEVLNVSSNSLSGNLLGIGEFLNLIAFNLSNNSFSGEFNPQICSKNLQFLDLSMNHFNGDLEGLKNCNESLQELHVDSNSFSGNLPEFMYSISSLKRLSISSNNFSGQISTNLSKLSNLESLILYGNRFVGPFPNVFQNLTYLEQLNAHSNSFTAELPSTLVSCSRLKILDLRNNSFSGVLSIDFSKLTNLCTLDLGSNHLNGLLPSSLSNCHELRILNLAKNKFYGEVPISYTNLSNLSFLSFSNNGVTNLPHALSVLQHCNNLTTLILTKNFMGEELPNVSRFQFDRLLVLAIANCALKGQIPNWLLDCPKLEVLDLSWNQLNGVIPSWIGQMERLFYLDFSNNSLTGQLPESLTELTSLVNVSSTILGSSTGIPLYVKRNQSVKGLQYNQVSNFPPSIYLSHNKLNGSILPDIGKLKQLHVLDLSKNNLSGTIPSTISEMGNLEVLDLSSNDLHGSIPDSLNKLTFLSMFCVAYNHLVGPIPTGTQFSGFPSSSFEGNPGLCGGSISPCSVKTSPSIRSNSKLGRRSIFGITIGIGAGISILLAIIIVKLLKRKHGELIMDADDEIDNRTNRLSGLFNGSKLVLFPTSGCRDLTVSDVVNATNNFSQSNIIGCGGFGLVYKADLPNGSKAAIKRLSGDCGQMDREFHAEVEALSRAQHKNLVSLKGYCKYGNDRLLIYSYMENGSLDYWLHERVDDELPLDWCTRLMIAKGAAKGLEYLHNESKIIHRDIKTSNILLDEKFKAHLADFGLSRLLRPYDTHVTTDLVGTLGYIPPEYGQTLSATFKGDVYSFGVVLLELVTARRPVEVAKGKNCRDLVSWVFEMKLEGRYAEIFDVLIFDKSCENQMLEVLGIACKCLDQDPKRRPSIEQVVLWLDEVAELGHNHSLSHSCSW comes from the coding sequence ATGAGTTACTTCAATTTGGTACTGTTTGTTTTTCTGTTTTGTTCATCTCTGGGAATTGAAACCCTAGGTCAAACGTGCAGCCCAGATGATCTGTCAGCACTAAAGGAATTTGCTGCAAGTTTTACAAATGGGTCAGTACTTACATCTTGGTCAAGTGAAGCCATTTGCTGTGACTGGGATGGTGTTGTTTGTGAAAATGATGTTACAAATGTGTCAAAAGTGACAATGTTGAACTTATCATCAAAAGGTCTCAAAGGAAAGATTTCGAATTCGGTATCTCGTTTACAGAATTTGAAATCTCTTGATCTTTCTTTTAATCAATTAGAAGGAGAATTGCCTAAAAACCTTTCCAATTTGAAGAATCTTGAAGTGCTAAATGTTTCAAGCAATTCTTTAAGTGGGAATTTGTTAGGCATTGGTGAATTCCTAAATCTCATTGCATTCAACTTGAGCAATAATTCGTTTTCCGGTGAATTTAATCCACAAATTTGCTCCAAGAACCTTCAGTTTCTTGATTTATCAATGAATCATTTCAATGGAGATCTTGAAGGTTTAAAAAACTGTAACGAATCTCTTCAAGAACTACATGTTGATTCCAATTCATTTTCAGGCAATCTACCTGAGTTTATGTACTCAATTTCATCCCTGAAACGGCTATCGATTTCATCGAACAATTTCTCTGGGCAGATAAGCACGAATCTCAGTAAGCTTTCTAATCTAGAATCGCTAATTCTATATGGGAATCGGTTTGTGGGTCCATTTCCTAATGTGTTTCAAAACTTAACTTATTTAGAACAGTTGAATGCACATTCAAACTCATTCACAGCGGAATTACCATCCACCTTAGTATCATGTTCTAGGTTAAAGATACTCGATCTTCGTAACAATTCATTTTCAGGTGTCTTAAGTATCGATTTCTCCAAGTTGACTAATTTATGCACCCTTGATCTTGGTAGTAATCATTTAAATGGTTTATTACCAAGCTCACTTTCTAACTGTCATGAATTGAGAATCTTGAACCTTGCCAAGAACAAGTTCTACGGTGAAGTTCCTATTAGCTATACGAACCTTTCTAACCTTTCGTTTCTCTCTTTTTCAAACAACGGTGTAACCAATTTACCACACGCTTTATCCGTTTTACAACATTGTAATAACCTCACCACTCTTATTCTCACTAAAAACTTTATGGGAGAAGAACTTCCAAATGTCAGTAGGTTTCAATTTGACCGATTACTGGTTCTTGCAATTGCAAATTGTGCACTCAAAGGTCAAATTCCGAATTGGTTACTTGATTGTCCGAAACTAGAAGTACTCGATTTGTCTTGGAATCAGTTAAACGGTGTCATCCCGTCTTGGATTGGTCAAATGGAGAGGCTTTTTTACTTAGATTTCTCGAATAATTCACTTACAGGTCAACTCCCGGAGAGTTTGACTGAGTTGACCAGCCTCGTTAACGTTAGTTCTACGATTCTTGGATCGTCAACTGGAATCCCGTTATATGTTAAGCGAAATCAAAGTGTTAAAGGTCTTCAGTACAATCAAGTTTCAAACTTTCCACCTTCTATATACCTAAGCCACAACAAACTTAACGGGTCGATTTTACCCGACATTGGGAAGTTAAAGCAGCTTCATGTATTGGATTTGAGTAAGAACAACTTGAGTGGGACCATCCCTAGCACGATTTCTGAAATGGGAAATCTTGAAGTTCTTGATTTGTCATCAAACGATCTTCATGGGTCGATCCCGGATTCATTAAACAAACTCACGTTTCTTTCGATGTTCTGTGTCGCTTATAATCACTTGGTGGGTCCCATTCCTACAGGAACTCAGTTTTCGGGGTTCCCAAGCTCGAGTTTTGAAGGTAATCCCGGGCTTTGTGGAGGATCCATTTCTCCTTGCAGTGTGAAAACGAGTCCATCGATTCGATCCAATTCAAAGTTGGGTCGAAGGAGTATATTTGGAATCACAATTGGTATAGGTGCCGGAATTTCAATCTTACTAGCAATCATTATTGTAAAATTGTTGAAAAGGAAACATGGAGAATTGATTATGGATGCGGACGATGAGATTGATAACAGAACGAATAGGTTATCGGGTTTGTTTAACGGGTCAAAGCTTGTTCTTTTTCCAACATCTGGTTGCAGGGACCTTACAGTTTCAGATGTGGTCAATGCAACGAATAATTTCAGTCAATCGAACATAATTGGATGTGGAGGATTTGGGCTCGTTTACAAAGCTGACCTTCCAAACGGGTCAAAAGCAGCAATTAAGAGACTCTCGGGCGATTGTGGTCAAATGGACCGTGAATTTCATGCTGAAGTTGAAGCCCTTTCGAGGGCTCAacataaaaaccttgtttctcttaAAGGGTATTGCAAATACGGAAACGATAGACTTTTAATTTATTCTTACATGGAAAATGGAAGTTTGGATTATTGGCTACATGAACGGGTCGATGATGAACTACCGTTGGATTGGTGTACGAGGTTAATGATAGCGAAAGGAGCCGCAAAGGGGTTGGAATATTTACACAACGAGTCCAAAATTATCCATCGTGACATTAAAACAAGCAACATTTTGTTGGATGAAAAATTTAAGGCTCATTTAGCTGATTTCGGGTTATCAAGATTGTTACGCCCGTATGACACTCATGTAACTACTGATTTGGTAGGTACGTTGGGTTACATTCCACCCGAATATGGTCAAACACTATCTGCAACTTTTAAAGGTGATGTTTACAGCTTTGGTGTTGTTCTTCTTGAACTTGTTACAGCGAGACGACCTGTTGAAGTTGCTAAGGGGAAAAATTGTAGGGATTTAGTTTCATGGGTGTTTGAGATGAAACTTGAAGGTCGATATGCAGAAATATTTGATGTATTGATATTTGATAAGAGTTGTGAAAATCAAATGTTGGAAGTTTTGGGTATTGCTTGCAAGTGTTTAGATCAAGATCCGAAAAGGAGACCATCAATCGAGCAGGTTGTGTTATGGCTCGATGAAGTTGCGGAGCTAGGTCATAACCATAGCCTTAGCCATAGTTGTAGCTGGTGA